DNA sequence from the Sphaeramia orbicularis chromosome 13, fSphaOr1.1, whole genome shotgun sequence genome:
GTGCACACCGTCCACCGCCAGGCTATGTAAAACACTACACTTCACAGCCAAGTGTTGGGATGAGTCAAAACATCGTCTCTCTACGTAATAAACCAATGctgttcacattttctttatataaaacaaacaaaattaacataaaaagtTTTTCTTAAGGACAACTTTCAAACTGTTGcgatcagaaaaagagaaaaaaaaatagccatCAATGGGAGAGGATTTCAAGAATACAGGTTACAGTACAAAAATGTGGTCCAGGTGGTAGCACATGAAGCATGCAGGTGTTTATGTCGCCCTGCTCACCCCCCACCCTCATGCGAAAACATACTGTATAAAAAGGCCACATGGCTTTTCCTTCACTATTTAAATGCACATGTTCTCTGACAAGTGTGGCTGGCCTCTTTGTCTGCTCTGCTCATCTGAAGACCAACAAAAGGTGCTTTTTGTCTATTGGTGGACTCCACAATCAATATGAAGCTCCATAGAGATTCTATGAAGTGTCGGTTTGGTATGTCTGCAAAGTTGTCTGTAATGGATGGATCTCCTGTCAGGTGAAAAtcttgtttttccagttttttattcaaaaaaacagcactgattttgttatattttttgtttttctaatgtTGTTCTGATAATATGGAGGCTCAAAGAAATTTCTGTAATTTGTAAGTAAAATGTGAATCACCAGGGTGGATGTTGCAAGTTTCTCACCTGAAAATGTTGATTTGTCAGTTTGTGTGCACAAACATCACAAGTGGTTTCACACCAAGGGCTCTGTGTTTGTTAAAGGATTACTGGGAGTATACTGTACGAACATGTAAACAAAAGGCAGCTGGGCTTGAGCTTGAGTCTGCTGAGCTCCCTCTTCATCAGATCACCCCAGATAAAGCGGGACATCACTAACCGACCACCTTCTAACTTTCGTTCTGGTAAGTGCGGAGGCTTAGTGAAGCCCTTCATCCCTCCTCTTTATACCTTTTCCATAATCTTTATCATTTGTACTgcagaaataacaacaaaaatataactTAAGATAAACTCTCTAGGCACTGTTTGATATCCAAGGCGTTTTTGTTGTAGACTGTAATAAAAGGTCAACAAATAGATTTTAAACAAAATTCAAAAGAAATACCAGAGAGTGATGGTTCTGCAGACCAAACACTTTCTCCTCTGCATTATATCAGGTCCTTCCAGTCAGCTAACACAGCCAAACAGACTTGCTTCAAGCTCTGTGGTGGAGAGGCTGTAGGGGCAGAGAGTATCTAAAGGGTAAGTGTGTAGAAGTTTTCAAGGTTATGCATCTTTTCCAGTCTTTAACCTATCTTTCTCcttcataaaaagaaaacaaggatCAGATCTTAACCCATTATCTTCTGGGGAATCTCTATAGAAGCCTTGATGAAGATGCAGTTGTCTCGGATGTAGTTCCTCTTCTTGATCTCCTCGTGAGAGATGAATTTGGGATAGCCGAAGCCCAGGGTGCTCTCGTCCAGCGAGTTGCGGCTGCTGCAGGGCTTCTGGAAGTTTTTCCAGTTGGGGTCAGGGTTGAAGGTTTCGGTGATATGCTGCGGTTTGGAGAGCGATGGGTCGCTCTGGTCCAAGATGGAGAAAGTCACCTTGTAGGAGAACGGCCACTCCAGGAGATTGTCGTACTCTCCTGGCAACACGCGGATGTAGACGGACAGGTGGGAGCCCTCGCCACTGCCGTTACCGTTTAGAAAGGCCGACACCTGCAGCTTGTAGCCGTAGCGATGAGTGTAGAAGGGCGGGCTGAAGAACTCGTGGTTACTTCGGAGTTTGGCTTCCTGGAGTTTGCGGGAATAGTCGTTGAGTTTCCAGATGAGAACGCCATCATGACTGACTGACAGCTCCTCCATCTCCCTCCGAAGCTCCAGGATCTCCTGCCGCTGGCGCCCCACCAGGTTACACATCATAGTTAGGTGGGATTTAGTGGTGTCCTCCAGGTGACGACCAATAGCCAGTTTGGGGCACTGCAGACACAGAACAGAGATTAAAAATGCAGAAGCTGCTGCGTGCCACAGTATTAATGTGGtcattttttttcaaacaaatttaacacatgcacagcTACACATACTGTATCCATGTCTTCCATACTAAGCATGATGACAGCACTTGGATTATTAGATTTAATATTCAGTATTTGGTTTGAGAGACGCTTTCTGTTTCCTGCCAGACCATCTGTAAATATTATACATCAAGCTTTCCAGATGCCTTGTAATTCTCAACAGCACCCAGAGCCGACAACACAGAGTAAGAGGCTCATCTGCCGCTTTTCCTCGAGCATGTCCACATTTTCACAAATTGACGTCAGTTTCAGAAATAGAAAGAAATGTGTTGTCAGAATATAGATGTGTTGCTCTCATTAAAACAGACCCTACAGACAGAGCAATGTATGttcaaaaagaaagaaatcatcaCGAGGACCTGGTGAGCACGAATACGGAAGAAATATATCAAGCAAAGAGCatgtaaacaacacaaacaaacaaacctagcACTTCATTAGCATTTCAAtagcagtattaacagtattaaaGTATATTTTAAGGTTTGATTGTGTGGGTGAGGCTTACTCTGTGTTTGCAGCCGGCGTCTTTAAAGGGACAGAGGACGAGTGCGCTGCCACAGTTGTCCTTCACATGGTTAGCCAGATCCTCCCGGGCAATGTTGGGTGTACCGCACTGGTTTGGGCACTGGACAGGAAAACGAGGGCAGTGGTACTGATGGTTCTGTCGAGCCATAAAGGACAATGTTAATATGACTGAAGGCTTGACACAGGGTCGGACAATCAGAGAAATATGCCCTTAAAATGATACTTCAAAATAAGaatataaaatattacaaaaaataaataaaaagtggtcAATCCTGCAACATGAGGCCATATTAAAAATTGGGATCATGCTGCCAAGAAACATACAAAACCCTGCTAATTCATTAAAGGTTGAACAGAACATACAGCGTTTATCTCTGCAAAGAAATGCTCGAATGCACATTATGAAGACATTATACAATTACATTAACATATGCCATCACGTGGAGCCACAAGGAGAAGCAGGTGCTCAAACACTCTGGTAATATGAAAATCTGAGCAGAAAAGTATACATTAAGATAGTAAACTGACCTGGATTGTGTCATAGACAAACTCTTTGCCGCAGTATTTGCATGGTTGTGTGCGTTTTGGACACTCCGCCATGCTGTGTTGGGACAACAGACGACGCATCATCCTTGCTCCACACTTATTCTCACAGTAAACGCTCTCCTGGGGACACACTCCCTGGTGGTTCTGGgacaaaacagaaagaaataaTTAGAAGTTAATCCATGCTATAAATGGATAGGTTAAACTGTGTCTGCTTTTGTAAGAATGGCAGTTaaattacttttgttttgttcacTGAAATGGAGTTTTGAGAAAATATGCTTTGGTATTATGTAGTTATCACTTTGGCTAGGTTGCTGAAAACTCTGAATGGCAGCCATTCCATAACATTAGTGTGTAATTCTAAAGGGAAAGCCAAAAGTTAGATTGATGCCTGGTTGCTGTgtacacatgtggaccagagtaAACAGAAGAGGGGCAGCTTGGTAAAAATGACAGAGGTGTTAGTGAGGAGACTTATGAGGTACTTCAGCCCTCTCACTGCGGAAAAAAGATTCGGTATAAAAGACCCAGTCAAAGCTTCTTCCCTTTTGCCAACACACGTGTTATTTCAAAATAGACTGTGAAGGCTGTGACACATGTTCTAGCGCTTCTCTCAAAGAAGCTTTTTATATGGACATGGAAATTATGTGGCGTCACTCAGTGTGTTTACGTCAAGCTCCTGCAAAGCTGTTCCAGAgagaacagaaagaaaaatagGTTTGGTCTCTGTGTTTACCTCATAAGCTTCTCCAGTAAACTCACTGCCACAAAACTCGCACTTGACTTTGCGCTTGGGGCAGTCGTGCTGCAGGTGGTCAGGCAAGTCGCGACGTGTCAGCTTGACAGAGCAACGATTGGGGCAGGGTATCACATTGAAGGCGCAGGTGGAGAAGTGGCCCTGAGGGAGGCAGAGAGAGAACATGTCATACTCATCGCACACACCCACGCATCGGCGTTCTGCCAGGATCCAACCACAAACAAGAAGAGGCGAGGAGGGGAGGCAGCAGGTACACACAAGTTGAAGTGTGTACGGCAAGACAGATAACACGGAACTGGAAAGTGGGTACGGCCTCTCACCTGCAGCTGCTTCATCTGGCCGGTCCAACGGCAGCCCTCCTCACTGTGGATGCAGCGGATAGGCAAGGCTAAGATCTGCTGCTCCAGCTCTGGATCTGGATAGATCTGAAGAAGAAAAGTAGGTCAGGAGGTCAGATTAGAGGATCTGACCAGGTCAAGTTGGTTGACAAAGTTAAACCCTATTTATACAGCATATGTACAATTGTAAACATTTCAACCTAACAGCCTCGTGTGAGGAATTAAAGACTTGCACTACACACTACTATCATTATGGCTGtccaaagacaaaaatgattCATAGAAGAAAATTATGGCCATGTAGTGATAGCATCATACATTACAACTTTCAAATGAATAAAACTTGTCTAAACTGTCAAAATCACAAACAATATTAATATTTGTCATACTCCTTTTTGTGCTCTGACGCCTGAGCACCACATATATATTAACATTTTTGAATAGTTCCCAATaaatataatatttatttattaaattactGAAAACTACAGTTGTAGAAGTACATTTTAAGAACGGATTAAAGCTGTTGATTGTTGCTTGCTGTGGCCATCTATTTCTCATATAATACTGGACTAAAATTCATTAAATAGTCAACATGGTTTACTTAAAGGCTATGGAAATATGTAATAATTGTTTTTAGAAGGACAGCAATATGATAACTTCAACAAGAATTCATAAAAGAATAAATCTTTATTTACAAGTTGAATCCCTGATCTGTTAAAGTGTAAAATCAAACTGTTGGGACTGTGTGCTAAACCAGCAGTAAGTCTTAAGCCAACCACTGCAGTGATAATgagttggtttgttggtttatgGGACCTTTGAGAGAGAGCAgagaatgcaatgatttattttttttctccggtCACTGAGCGATGGGGATGAGTCAGTTTTTTGCCCAAACACCCCAAATCCTCCCCTACAGTATGCTGTCCTGAGGATTTACAGCTCCGTATGCATCTCCATCCCCCCATGCTGTCACAGCAGCAGAGCACTGGTCAAACAAGAAAAGCCACTTCCTCAAAATGTCACAACAGCCCTCCAAACAAACAGCTCAGTAACAGCCTGACTGCGCTTGTGTGTCCCTGTACTGGAATAtgcaaaaagataaaaaatagttATCGCTCATCACTTCTTGTTTTACCCTGCTGTTTTCTGATTAACTACTGCTTTTTAATGTGTAGTGTTCAGATTAATAATTACAGTAATGCTTgtaaataaagcacatttacatctAAAATTAAAATCTAACTTTGACTTACTGCACAGTGGCAGTAAAGGCACATGCTATTTTGCTGCCATAATCACATTCTTTGAGGGCAGGCAAAGAAGGAAAAATCCTTTAAAGCAAACTGAAACACTCTTTCATTGTTCCACTCTTGGAATCTGCAGGGGGACAGCAATAATGACCTTTTAATAACTTAGTCCCAGGCAGATCAGGGGGGTTAAGCTCTTTGGAGCTCAAACTTGGGGTTTATTCTGTCTGCTTCTGGCATTGTCGGTTGAAGTcccacactactactactacagcagctacagcagcagcagcagcagcagtagtaaaaTCCTTTAATAATGACTGCAGCACTCTTACTGTGGTTCTGTCAGAGCAAGGTTGTGTTCATGCATGTTTTCAGAGTAAGCGAAGGACACTGTGCAGTGAGCATTACAATAACACTGACAATAGACCACCAGCACGGGGTAATTTACCGGCGACTAGGAGCTTGTGAGGGCCTTGGCAAATAACAACGTCTGACAGGTGTGCCATGAGCACATCCTTCCCGTGGGGAGTCCCTGCGATTACAGGCACCCTCATCGCTCTTAGTGCAGCATGCAGAGCAGCACTGCTGCCACGCTGATCCTGCTGCAGCCCTGGTTTAATGGCTCGATGGCTAATTCAGGCTAAAGCTAATGGCACGGGAGAATTACATATAGCGGTTGACTCTCCAATACTTGTGCAATCAGTGGATACCAAAAGCTGCTCAGAAACAGGGATGATCATTTACTGTCCATAGTTCTTTAATGGCTTTTAAAATCTCTCATGCATAGTTCAGAATTAAGCTCTTATCCTTGTTTTGCACTCTCACTTCACAACAGGGACAAAGCCATCCTCTGACTCCGACTACAGTTAGTCATTATCTTTTTTCCCCTGAGCACAATCTGATTAAGCGCCtttaataaaacaaagaaaaataagccAAGTCAAATTTGGATATGGTTTTGTGTCTGTGAACCGGGACAGATTTAAAGGAAAAACCATGGAGCTTTCAATAATTATCCCTTCGATTTCTATCAGATCAGTCAAATGATCTGCTTTCCCACTGTAATAAAATGAAATGTAACCTCTGACTTCGGGGAAAGACGTGGATTATTGCTTTAACATTATCGAATGATTCACTGACagatgttttattatttatttatgtattattccaAAAAGTTTAACCTGTTAAAACCATTGGGGTGGGAGGGTTTGGGGATGTAACTGCCACTACAAATTTAAAACTCTCTGGTTCCCATTAAGTTTGAGCCACAGGTCTACAGTTTCTCATGGAAGTAGTTGGCATGATGTAAATGGTATGTAGTGATTTTCATGATGATAACAATGAACATGGTCTTGTAAATGCTGTTCAAATGCGACTCACTGAAGACGtgagcaaaaaaatgtgtttttgtcatATTTGAGCTGATGTCGTAGCTGTGGATGATTTTCTTTCAACTCCACAATAAATGCACACTTTGCATTTGAGTACATTGCCTTCAAATGTCTAACAAGTGCATTTTGGCCTTAAGGTTCTTCTGCTCCAAGTTTTGTATATAAGGGGCAAAGTTATTAGAGTAATATAGACACCCCCTTCCTCTTGGATTCTGTTTTCATCGTGTGCTTCATGTCCAATATATATAAAATGAAGCAAGTTTTTTAAAGGTCATCACGATCTGAGCTCCTTTTTTGTTATTCTTGGTGATCAAGAATTGAAGTATTTTTTTGaagtatttatattttttgttcaattcaacatcagtttggcatgaggaatGAGTGGCACTGTGGTGTCAGGGTGTACTCATACCTTGGCATAGTCCAACGGCAGCTGGTCCTCAGGACACTTGAAGACCCCCTcactgcaacaaaacaaacagaaaatgctGTTAGTTTTGGTATAGCTTAGAATAAAAGCACGAAGAAAAACACACTGCAAGCATCTCAAAAAGGACAAGGAGTTGCTTTGAAATCACATTCGATGTTCACTAAGATTACCAACACTGACCCTGACTTGCAGAAACTAGGGCTTAAAGGCAATGCTTTGACAGTCTGAATGAGCAGCACTGGGTTGGTTTTAGTTTTCTTCTGTCTCATCGAATGCATTACAAGTTCTCTGACTCATCACACTGTATGACGTACAAACACACAGCACAAAAAAGTTAGATCTCAGAGTCACTGGGGGCTAATGACCCTGCCTCTTAAATCTCCATCTCCCTCAGAGGACATGTCTGAACACATTTTTACAACTACACAAGACAAATTATGACTATGGCCTTCACTTACATCTTTTACTGTTTCACTAACAATTTacaatgtttaatttttgacctGATTTTCCAGCCAAGATAATACTGCCATAGTTTTAACAAGCTTCTGATTTTCTGAGAATAATGCCATAAAACCTTGCTTTTGTGCTCAGAGCTCTGCCTCAGGATTTGCTAGTGTAAGAGtaagatgttttattttatttctgcaaGAGTTCAAACCAAAATAAGTTGAATTCTTGTTTTACTACAGGCCCTCGTACAGCTTTTGCGGCGCCACAGCAGAGCCCTCCTGGTCTGTTTTTAGGACTAGATGAGCTGAGTGCCATGGCTCATTAGGGCAGCCCTCTCCCAATACTGCACACCCCTACCCTGATGTCATCATGAAATATTCACAGTTGTAAATAATGAAGACAGCAGCCACTAGGGGTGAGCTGCTACACATAATTTAATCTCCCAAACCCATACAGAAACTCAAAGGTTacttaaaacacaaaaaaggcaATTGATGGCAGATCTCTTGAGATGTGAACAGGGTCTAAAGCACATATGATTTCTGTCTTCATTCTCGGGCCTAATACAGTGACAATCCCCTGTATTTTTAAagtatttctgtgttttctggATTAGATCTACCAAATAGAAATGAACACTGTTTTATTAGAACCCTGGAGCATCATCTGACCTCTCACAACTCAGACCATGCCTAATTTATGTTTAAACTAATTAAGGACTATAATGTGCTAACAGTTTTGGTGCTTTAATTTGGTTGGCTGCAGTGTCACCTGACCAAGACTCCCAGAGGCTCATAGCCATGTGACTGGACGGGAATGCATGTGCACTTCGCCCCGTCTGCCCAGCTGCTGTGAAACCAATGAGTGTGTTGAAGGGGGGGATGGGAGCAGAGGTTGGGATGGAAGAGGAGGGAGGGTTGATGAAGGGGGAGTGGAGGAGGAAGGTTAATGCATGACGAGACAGCAGTAATTCTCCTCCATTAGGGTCACTGTGTCAGCAGGGAACTGGAGACCAGTTAACAAGCCACATTGGCTGTAAAAGAGGGTCAATCGATTAGAGGCAGGGAGAGCCCAGTCAGCATCTCGTGTGCAGTGTGAAATCATTTACAGTACTCATCGCCATCACAGACGAATCATCTCAGCTATTGAGGGAGAAAGTGGAGTGGGTTTCACAGTGTACGTACAGAGGGCACTGCTTGTCCCACAACCACACACAGAGAGGAAATGGGAAGCGACAGCCTCTCAGCGCTGGACGAGGGTGATGTAGGTGCAGGCATGCTACAGCCAGAGGCCCTATCCAGCTCAGGGCCCGTATTTGATGCACAGAGAGGCAGACAGGCGAAAAGAGCCTAGTCACAGACCGTCACAGACTAATTTGTTCCATGGTCAAAGAGAGGGTCCTGCAGCCACACATTCAAGTGCTCAGCCCACTGCTAATAAAAACCCTAGTCTTGCTAATACAGGAGTTGAACCCGCTGCCGCTTTTTGACAGCACAGTGTAACTCAGTTCCAATTGATTCTATCCATCTCCAATGagtaacaatttgtttctttagAGATGAAGGAGCAGCccaatgaaaatacaaaaatactgtTTGGTTTATTGATTTACTTTGATAGGTTATCAATTTTACTGgtttatataataaaataatagctAAAAAGAGCATAGGAGGCAAGTTCCTAAAAGTACTGGATTTGTCTGGCTTCATCTTTTTTCGGCTGGATCCAAATTATTGTTGATTTATTTGTTTCAATCGACTATTTGTTGAGCTCAAAACAGACTTGATTCTGGTACTGGTTTAGTGCAGTCCATTGTGTATTaagcaattaaaataaaataaattaacaataCATTATGCCTGGGACAAATATGTGAatagtgagtgtgtgtgcatataaTATGATTTTTCTTATTCACCATAATTCACCCAGTCTTTTCCTTTGAGCTCATTGCATGTTTCCATATTTTGATAGTGATGTAAATTTCTTGTTGAGCACTGCAAAAATGTCATAATTCtccaaaattttaaaataaaattaaatgaaaagtaGATCCATATTCCATCTTCATAAACATGAGAATTTGCTGATTTCTCTATAAATTGGGTAGTGTTGGCTCTTTGGTCAGTCTAAAAACCATTTGAAGATGTCACCTCTGGCTTTGGGTTTGGACACTATTATCACTTGGAGAACTGAATAACTAATCAAATAATCGTTAAAAGTGAAATCAGTTGTCAGTTGCTGGTTTAATCCAGTTATTAAAAGGATAAACATGTTACACAAACCCCAAAGGGAAATCTCCTTTGTGTTTCCCTTGCATGCAGCTACTTGCACCTCACAAACACTCAACCGCCTTTTAAGTTTCACACTAAGGTTTGTCTCCCACAGTTTTCTAGTCACGCCCTAGTCCATGCACATCAATTGCATGAGACTGATAAACACATGTAACAGGGCTGTGTGGGGATGTCACAGTGGAGCAGCTACACACTGGACTGCATACTGTATAATACAATCACCTCATTAAACTTTCATGGCCCCCCCTCTGTTCACTCATACCGTGAGAGCAGAGAAGGCTCCACAGCTGTTCTGCTGCACAAACGATCAAACCACCTCAAATTCACTGTCGCACAAGAGCATACACAGCTTGCAATAAACACTGCAGGTGAAACGCATGGAAGAGTCACACCCTTCATTGCTTTTGACCCTAAATCCCTCTCCCCTCTAATTGCCCTCTCTCGCTTCCCTGGCCTCAAATCTTCTTTCAGGCGCAGATTAaacgtccatccattcatccagtTGATACCACGAGGACAGCCGTCACAACATGCTTCGTCACTCCGCGTACAGCTCCTGACAGGCAGACGGTAAGAAGTACAAATCCCTCAGGTTTAATCTCACCGGTGCAGAGCGCTGGGTGTTTTTTAAGAGACAGCGACCGGCCTGCAGGCCACACAGACAGGACATGTTGGTGACAGCCCGCCTCCTCACAAACAAGAGCCAGTGACCACTGAGCAACCTTGAAACCTGCTCTTTACTGAGTAACAGAGACTCCTAAACAAAGCTCTCTATGTTTGTGATTGTCGCAGGCAAGGCTGTCGAGACACACTAAACAAACTAAATCAAAAGCATGAGGGTTTTGGAGAGTGGAAGCCTGTGGCACATTAACACTCTAAACAGACCTTTGTCCCTTTTGCCTTTCCTTATTGACTCAGATAGCATCGGAAGCCTTGACTGGACCAGTTTGCTTATCTCCACTTGAGGCTCCCTACAAGCTCTTATGTCCATCCACATGCTAAAGCCTTTTGTCTTTTCAACTTATAACCCAGATTAACTTTTATATACACAAACAAAATCCCACCAGTGCACTCTGTGCAGGCTTTGGTGTCTGGGCTGAAACCAAACTCCCTGCTTCTCCTCACAggaagttgggagaaaacaggaATTTGGTTTTATCTCAGATAGAGTTCCTATAATCCGCCAAAATCCATCTGGTTTTGAGTATCTGTATATAAAACTGTGTGCAGTCATGACTTCCTTCTTCAAAGCCTCCTACACTGAACAAAGATAGAAAGACAGTGCAGTTTATGCCTGAcgctgacagaaaaaaaagtcccCTGCTTGAATTAAGCTGCCTAGGACAGAGTTGCTAGTTCATACACAGATGTTTCCAGAACAAAGGGCTTAATCACAATCTTCTGTGTAAAAACACATAGAACTATAACTGTTCTGACAGGCTGGACATCAATCACTATGACTTTTAAAGACGGCTGCCACTTTCAGTTTTAAACTTCAACATAAGAAAACCAAATGTTTTTCCAAAGATTTAAtagcttatttttatgttttccaAACTGTCTCTGTAGCTGTCTCACCACAATCCGcaatttgttttaatttcttccAAATGAAATAAAAAGCTGTCTACGAGACACTCCACTGCTGTGCGTGGTATTGTAGGGGAAACAGTTTGAAGAGCGCATTGAAAAATCAAACAGATTTAGTCAGTATTTTTCTGCAACAGCTCAAATGCATAAAACCTTCTCTGCTTCTTATGAGGTTATAATACATGATGCAGAAGAACCCACCAGTCAAATGATAAACCAACCTACTgtgcaaaacaaaacactttcacTAAAGTGTCCATAAAGCCGCAGAGGGTGTTACGCCTGCATAAGATCGACTGTACTTTTCATCCTCATGACTAGCTGGATTACCACCCACATGTGAACACA
Encoded proteins:
- the traf4a gene encoding TNF receptor-associated factor 4a is translated as MPGFDYKFLEKPKRRFQCPLCSKAMREPVQVSTCGHRFCDTCLQEFLSEGVFKCPEDQLPLDYAKIYPDPELEQQILALPIRCIHSEEGCRWTGQMKQLQGHFSTCAFNVIPCPNRCSVKLTRRDLPDHLQHDCPKRKVKCEFCGSEFTGEAYENHQGVCPQESVYCENKCGARMMRRLLSQHSMAECPKRTQPCKYCGKEFVYDTIQNHQYHCPRFPVQCPNQCGTPNIAREDLANHVKDNCGSALVLCPFKDAGCKHRCPKLAIGRHLEDTTKSHLTMMCNLVGRQRQEILELRREMEELSVSHDGVLIWKLNDYSRKLQEAKLRSNHEFFSPPFYTHRYGYKLQVSAFLNGNGSGEGSHLSVYIRVLPGEYDNLLEWPFSYKVTFSILDQSDPSLSKPQHITETFNPDPNWKNFQKPCSSRNSLDESTLGFGYPKFISHEEIKKRNYIRDNCIFIKASIEIPQKIMG